A window of Bacillus toyonensis BCT-7112 genomic DNA:
AAAGGAATCGGTAAACAAGTTATTGAAAATTTACTAGAAGAGAAACGAGGACAGTATTTCGTTATCGAACTTCTAAAAAATGTACCGGCAGTTTCGTTTTGGAAGAAAGTATATAGAGAGTTAAACATTGAATTTGATGAACGAAAACAAATGATTGATGATGAAGAATGCCTCGTTCAAACGTTTAAAATATAATGAAATAAGTGTTCCTCGTATATTACTTTGAAATTTAGCTTTATCCCGCTATTTGTGGGAGTCGGGTTGCTCGTAAACGCCCGATTGGTGAGGGCTGATAATCAGTGGGGGATGAACAGCCCTCCTACTGATTAAAGTTTCACTTTATTTTGAATATAAGGTTCACCCTTGAAAACAAAGTACGTATCGCTTATATTGTCATATAGTATTTGTTTTTTTACAAAGCAATGAACGAACCAGGGGGCGCAGTATGGCAATTAACATGAAAACAATCGAGGAATGGATTGCGGAATCAAACGCAAGACAGGAAGAAGATTTTGGACACGTTGTTGAAGAGATGAAAGAAGTATGTGTCGGACTTGATAATGCGACATTAATTTATACGAAAAATGTATTTTGCTTCGGTAAGAAAGTAGAAGTATTGTTTTTCTTCCAAGACCATGTCGTTATCGGACAAGAAAAAGACGAATATGTTGAGATTGAAAAATTAAAGTATGATGCCATTACAAATAGTAATTTAAAAACAAATGACAAAAATACAACGTTAGAATTAAAGTTTGCTAACGGACAAACTATCAATTTAGATAGTTTAAATGATAACTATGGTACGAAAAATTGGTTATTTGCAAGACAAATTAAGAGTATCTTTAAAGTAATCTAGTAAAAAAGCAGACTCTTAAGGGTCTGCTTTTTTACTTATTTCCGATTACACAAATACAACCTCTTTCTTCATAACATTTCACACTTTTAAATCCCGTCTTATAAAAAAGGTTTATTAATTCTTCCGTCGTTTTAAATTTCTTCATATGATATTGAATTTTGAAAGTTTCAGCCACTAATAAAAAGGATCCGTTCGGTTGTAAGACGCGAAGCACTTCTTTTATATCGTGTTCAACATCGGGCCAAAAATAATGAGTTTGAAAGGCGGTAATGAGATCGAAGAAGTTCGTATTGTAAGGAATAGAGGAGACGTTAGCTTGATGAATGATTACTTTCCCTGTTTTTACATCTTTCATATTTGCTTTTTTTGAGTTTTCAACAGCTTGATCGGAGTAATCAATCCCGTATATTTTCCCAAATGTAGTTCTTTTTGAAAGAGTGTGTATTGTTTTGCCTCCGCCACAGCCGATATCTAATATAACTGCCTCTGTCTTTATATGCACTTTTTGCAACGCCCACTTTGTTAATTTCGTATGTGCAGCGTTCATAATACAAAGCATGGAAGAACCAATTGTTCCACGAGGATTTTTTGCTTGCTGAATTAATTGTTGTAAAATGCTCAAATCAGACTCTCCTTTTATGTAAGAATATATACTTATTTCGCTTTTTATAAATTAAGTCCTTTAAAAAAGCACGCCGGTGGACGGCGTGCTTTTAATTATGCAAAGACCCTTTTAACCAATTCCGCGCTCGATACGCCCCAACAGGAATTTGAATAAGTGATGTTTCATTTCCACCATCAATCCCGTACAATTGATCACAAGAATTTGTATCAAAACTTAGTAACGGATGACCACCCATCCCCATAGCGGTCGCAGCGAAAACGAGTTTATGAACGAGTATACCAGCTTCCATTTGGTGAATGCGATATCCTCTATAGCCTAATGCACGTGTGTAGTAATCCTTCTTTCCAACTACATGTAAGCAAAGTGGTACTTGAAAAAGGTTTACGTTATCCATCGTCATACTAGACTGAAGGGGGTAACGAAGGTCTCCATACCGAATTGGGTGTATGGAATGTGTTTTAATGTTATAAGCATAAGCCCCGTTTTCAATAGTTTTTACGTTATAAAAACATCCATACAAGGAGACGCGTGCATTTTCATTTATATACTTGCCATCAAGGTCGTTGTAATAGGGGAAGGAGAGACTCGTTTCTTGTAGTAAAGTAGCGAGCTCAGCTGCATCCCATTTCGTTAAAGTAAAGTCATCGTTAGGGGAGTACCGCTCTTTACAAAGCTGTAAGAAATCATACGATAAACGCTCTACTTTCGGTAGCTGTACAGTGTGCGCATGATGTTGATAGTACTCTTCATGAGCTAGTGTTTGGAAGTGTTCTGTCGATTCAATCATAGATGCTTCATTTATTTTTGTTATCATCGGATATCCTTCCACATGTTTGGAACGAACGAAATGCTCATGTGCTAAAGGTGGAATTTGCTGCAATAAGTCATGAGAAGTAACGGTTTTATTTTTACGATAATCATCGTGGAACCAATCTATATTCGGTTCTGTACTTAAAGGAATAACAGCATACACACTTTCTTCTCCTTCGGTCAGTCCGAGTAAATGATTGATTGCACGGTCTAGAAATTGAAAGTATATGCCATTTGTGTAACCGAATTGTTTCGCACATTCGAGTAATTGACCGATGAGAACGCCGCTATCTAATCCTTGCAGACGATACGAAAAGTTATTGTATTTAAAAAAGTTTTTCCAAAACATAGTGGATACAAATGCAGCACCAAAGCAAGAATGTATGTTACAGCGATTGCCGAGTGCGTCTGTAAGATAAGAATCGAAATTTCCTTCGCGAAGTAAGATAAGTCGGTGATACGCAGCGTCATAGTGGTAAATCCCGTCTGGATAATGATCCAATTTTAAATATATATACAATTCATTCGGATATAAAGCACCACCTGAAGGGATAGACCTCCGGAATAAATTTCTTTCGCTATTGAGCTGACATAATTGGGTTATACCAAATGAATACAAAAGGTAAGGACCAATCTCATCCAAAGTAGGTGTAGTAGAAGAGTTCGGCAAAGATATTGGGATTTCTGAAGAGAGAGGGATGACAGGTACATTTCGATATAACTTATAAGGAAGCGGTGCGTCTTCCCAGTCCACCTTATGATTCGGCATAATTTCATCAATAGTGAAATGGAGATGATGTAAAAAAGTATCTAGCTGCATGAAATCCCCCCTTTACTATGGAAATGGATGAGGATGTGGATTTAATTGTTCGTTTGTTAAAGGCTCAGCCCTATATCCAAGTGTCATCGGTACAGTGTACACTCTATCCAGTCCGGTAACACGAGTGAGATGGTGACCGAACGTCATCGGTAGCATGCCTGGGATCATGACTTTTACACAATGTAATCCGTTCTGCTCTATAAGGGGGACGGTTTGATCTACAACGATTACTTCGAGCCCAGATTGATGCAAACGATTTAAAAGTTGATGAAGATCAGATGTCAAATCCATATCAAACGATTGTAATGCATTCATTTCTTGGAACGATTGCACCGGAGCATCGTCACGTAAAAGGAAATGAAGACGTTCTTCCGTTTCTTTTAATCCGTACAGCATACTATGGTCTTCCATTTTATTAACGAGATAAGGATCTTGTAAGCATTTTTCGTAGTACTCTCTTTTTTGCTCGAGCTCATCATCTGCTATTAGTAACATGCCTGCTATTTCGTGAATTGCACTTTTTATAGCTCGAATAGGATCTAAATGAGAGCCCCCTGCACAAACAACGTTCATTCCATTTGCACGCGTATTTTTCGCAATTACCCATAAACTCGGGATGCCATGTTCCATCGTCGCGTTAAAAACGTGTAATTCATACCCGGTAATCGTGCGTAACCGCTGAATCATTAATTGTAATTCCGTATCGTTTGCTGAGCTAAGATCAAGGCGGGGAAGAGGTAATTCAGCATACCAAGTGAGCAAGAAGGCATCACGCTCTACAATTTCTAAAATGCCGTGAAAAATTGCTTCTTCTAAACTACCACCAATTGCACAACCATTGGATGTTTCATACACGAAAGCATCCCGATGACCGAGGCTATAATAAGCGATTGATTCTGGAACTAAAAGTGGCTTGTTTTGTGATAAAGAATAGCCCCATACCCAGTTTTGTTCATAGTCAGGATTAAACGGCTTAAACGGAAAACTATCACGATTATAATGTTCATTTGTATGTACACCGAGTGTGAGGGGATTCAGTGCATGATCCTCTAAATCATGAAAACTACCATGCACATTTGTCTTTTTTCCTCGAGGTGACATACCACAATATCGTTCTAAACCTTCTAAAATAGCAGTTGCTTCACTCAGTGCAAATGAATGGGTTCGACCTGCAACACCTTCATTCCCAAACATTAACGGCATGTTTATAATGACGTCAGCGAATGGTAATAAAGAATGCTGCATTTTTCCATTCAACATACCAACCCGGTAATCTAAATAGTCTCTCGTTAAAAATGTATTTAGTTCATGAATAGAACGACAGCGATACGTTTCAGCACTTGTTTTTAAGCTCGGTTGTAAAGAAATCTGTGCCGCATCCGCAGTATCAGTAGGTAAATTACTACATATAGGACAGAGAGGATCTGGAAGAAAAGAATGCCGCGTACATTGCAGTGTTTGTAAGTTTAGTAAAATGAGTTCATTTTCTAAAGAAGAATGTCCGTGAGCTAATATTTTCTCCGTTTCAGCATGAATGAGCTGGCACATTTGCAGAATGCCATTTTGGGTGGCGCGTACATCACGCCTCGTTACGTGCTCTGATTTCAATGCATATTTCCGCTGTAATTCCCACATTTCTTGTTGATCAAATCCGGCGATAAAGCGTCGTCCATCGGCACAATGGGTGCATCCCGTTGCAAGAGGATGAATATAAGGTCCGATAACACCTTCACCAAATGAAGTAAACGCACGTAGCCACGGAATATGATTGGAACGAAAAACAAGCTCAGCATCATGATGAATAGTAGAAGGAGAGCCGTCATGTAATACGAGAGCGAGGTTGATATTTTCAGGGAGTTCGTCTGTAATTGTATGTTGGCGAATGATGGAATATTGTTTGCGTAATTGATCATGTACATAGTCTGCAAGTAGGCCATCTCCTATAAGCAATATATGTTGAGTCATAGACCGTCCTCCTTTGCAATTAATACCCCGTACACACCATCTAAATTTTCTTTCAAAAATGATTCAATCGCTAAATCAAACACGAATGGATAAAAATTATGTTCTCCTAAATGCTGCAAGGCAAGCTGTAAAGATTGCACATCTGGAATTTCTTCGTCCGCTTGTATTTCTATTCGAAAAGAATCAGTGTCATATAAAATAATAGATGATTCAGGCAAAACAGTAGCTCTGTATGGAGTTTCTTCATTTTGAATGTGAAGAAGAGATAGTTGTAGTGCGTTACGTAACGCTAACGTCATATTAATACTGGATGCGCCATACCATCTATCATTTACACCGACCCAAACGACTGGAAAACTAAGAATCTCTTCACTCATTGCTATTTTAGGTGCTTCATGAATTGTAGAGAGAGCATCGTAATAAAACTTACAATGTGTATCATGAATTTCAGCTAGGTCGATCGTTGTAATTTCTTCTAGCATATGTGATTGCCGCTCATATAGTTTATTGTTTAAATGTTGTTGTAGTGCCCGGTATACACCTTCTGTCATCGTTTCCCCAGCACCAATACCGATATCGTTATGTTCAGGAATAAGGCGATGAATGATTTCAGCTACATATGTTTCAATTCCTGTTAAACCAGCTTCACGGCGAGCTTCATTATGAGTCAAACCAGCGCAAGTCATAAGAGGCAGGAGGGAAGCGGGACCATCGGATAGTGGTGTAGCTACTTGAATATTGCATTGTGATAACGGTAGTTGATATGAATTTTGTTCATCCCACACATGGAATATACCAGCTTCTTTAGAAGTTAATGAGTCGAAAAAACGGAACAATTCAGTTGAAGTATGTTGGTTGGACCGCTGCGCAAGTTTTTCGGTAAGATTTTCTATTGTATCAATTGTAAAACTTTCATCAGTTGCGAGAGGATGTTTTATAAAAGGATGCCATGTCCCTTCGAGTGTTTCACAGTTTAATAAAAAGAATTGTGGCTCTTTTTCTCGATATGAATCATCAGCGACGTGTTTAAATAATTCAAAAACAATTATATTTGCTAACATTGCGCCAGTAATTGGTGAAAAAGGAGCTGATGCATTTTCATTTTGCAAAGTAGTTTCATGTAGCCGATGCCAAGCTGATTCCCAGCATTCTTCACGATCAGCTGTTACGACAGGACCAGCCAAACCGAATGTTGATAAACAAATGGCGGGTATGAAGTTCTTTCCTACTTCCTTGCAAATCGTGTGAACTGTTCTTAAGCCTTCAATGTCTCCATTTTGAGAAACGTATAAAATCCAGTCAAAGGGTTCGAACACTTCATGCAGGGGGCGGTCAATTGTAGTATCTATTTCTTGAACAAGTACATTGTCATCAACTTCATATGCACGTTCTACTAGTTCATGAATTCGGTCGTAATTTGTTTCCATATAATCTGTGACAAGGTAATGAAATGTAGGTAATCCGGATTCTAGTAAAGAAGAAACTAAGGAAGTAAGCATATCCCCAGAACCAAGTATAAGGACATTTGCTGCGCGGTACGTCTGGAATTTTAAAGCACCTGAATGAGAATCAGCTTCTAGAAATTCAATTTGCGAAGCATACCTATCGAGTAATGCACTGTTTAATTCATGAGGTGCATCTTGACTTACATCACGAACAAAACCATTTTCATATAAAATCTCTCCAATTTCAAATACACGATGTTGATAGGGGAGAGGAAGACCATCGGTTATTTCTGCTAAAGAATGATCACCATTAAACATAGGCATTAATTTTTCAATCCAGTTATAAATTCCATCACCGTCCATGCGGAATGAACTGGCGTTATTTCGAAAATAGACACCCCCGTTTGAGTCGGGAAGGAAGAAAGTATCCTTATTTGCTTTAAGCTTTGCATGAGCTGGAAGGTTATTCATTTTAATCCTCCTTACGTTTTAAGCATACATTATTAGCTTATGTCATGAAATTTGTCCCGTATGAACGCAATAAAAAAAGGCTGTAGAATGATTTATTCTACAGCCTCTAATAGACTATTAGTCTATCAACCTTCTAATAATAATGATTTTGGATCTTCAAGCATATCTTTAACAGCAACAAGGAAGCTAACTGCTTCTTTACCATCAACAATACGGTGATCGTAAGATAGTGCAAGGTACATCATCGGACGATTTTCCATACGTTCTGCATCAATTGCAACGGGTCTTACTTGGATTTTGTGCATTCCTAAAATACCTACTTGTGGGCTGTTTAGGATTGGTGTTGACATTAGAGAACCGAATACACCACCGTTTGTAATTGTAAATGTACCACCTTGTAGCTCTTTTAATGAAAGTTTATTATCACGTGCTTTCATACCTAAATTACGAATTTCGCTTTCGATTTCAGCGAAGTTTAATTGGTTAGCATCGCGTACAACTGGAACAACTAATCCATCTGGAGCTGCTACTGCAATACCGATATCATAGAATTTTTTAATGATAAGCTCGTCGCCTTGAATTTCAGCATTTAATAATGGGAATTGTTTTAATGCTGCAACAACTGCTTTTGTGAAGAATGACATAAAGCCAAGACGTACATCATGTT
This region includes:
- a CDS encoding SagB family peptide dehydrogenase; translated protein: MQLDTFLHHLHFTIDEIMPNHKVDWEDAPLPYKLYRNVPVIPLSSEIPISLPNSSTTPTLDEIGPYLLYSFGITQLCQLNSERNLFRRSIPSGGALYPNELYIYLKLDHYPDGIYHYDAAYHRLILLREGNFDSYLTDALGNRCNIHSCFGAAFVSTMFWKNFFKYNNFSYRLQGLDSGVLIGQLLECAKQFGYTNGIYFQFLDRAINHLLGLTEGEESVYAVIPLSTEPNIDWFHDDYRKNKTVTSHDLLQQIPPLAHEHFVRSKHVEGYPMITKINEASMIESTEHFQTLAHEEYYQHHAHTVQLPKVERLSYDFLQLCKERYSPNDDFTLTKWDAAELATLLQETSLSFPYYNDLDGKYINENARVSLYGCFYNVKTIENGAYAYNIKTHSIHPIRYGDLRYPLQSSMTMDNVNLFQVPLCLHVVGKKDYYTRALGYRGYRIHQMEAGILVHKLVFAATAMGMGGHPLLSFDTNSCDQLYGIDGGNETSLIQIPVGAYRARNWLKGSLHN
- a CDS encoding DUF3908 family protein, translated to MAINMKTIEEWIAESNARQEEDFGHVVEEMKEVCVGLDNATLIYTKNVFCFGKKVEVLFFFQDHVVIGQEKDEYVEIEKLKYDAITNSNLKTNDKNTTLELKFANGQTINLDSLNDNYGTKNWLFARQIKSIFKVI
- a CDS encoding class I SAM-dependent methyltransferase — protein: MSILQQLIQQAKNPRGTIGSSMLCIMNAAHTKLTKWALQKVHIKTEAVILDIGCGGGKTIHTLSKRTTFGKIYGIDYSDQAVENSKKANMKDVKTGKVIIHQANVSSIPYNTNFFDLITAFQTHYFWPDVEHDIKEVLRVLQPNGSFLLVAETFKIQYHMKKFKTTEELINLFYKTGFKSVKCYEERGCICVIGNK
- a CDS encoding TOMM precursor leader peptide-binding protein, giving the protein MTQHILLIGDGLLADYVHDQLRKQYSIIRQHTITDELPENINLALVLHDGSPSTIHHDAELVFRSNHIPWLRAFTSFGEGVIGPYIHPLATGCTHCADGRRFIAGFDQQEMWELQRKYALKSEHVTRRDVRATQNGILQMCQLIHAETEKILAHGHSSLENELILLNLQTLQCTRHSFLPDPLCPICSNLPTDTADAAQISLQPSLKTSAETYRCRSIHELNTFLTRDYLDYRVGMLNGKMQHSLLPFADVIINMPLMFGNEGVAGRTHSFALSEATAILEGLERYCGMSPRGKKTNVHGSFHDLEDHALNPLTLGVHTNEHYNRDSFPFKPFNPDYEQNWVWGYSLSQNKPLLVPESIAYYSLGHRDAFVYETSNGCAIGGSLEEAIFHGILEIVERDAFLLTWYAELPLPRLDLSSANDTELQLMIQRLRTITGYELHVFNATMEHGIPSLWVIAKNTRANGMNVVCAGGSHLDPIRAIKSAIHEIAGMLLIADDELEQKREYYEKCLQDPYLVNKMEDHSMLYGLKETEERLHFLLRDDAPVQSFQEMNALQSFDMDLTSDLHQLLNRLHQSGLEVIVVDQTVPLIEQNGLHCVKVMIPGMLPMTFGHHLTRVTGLDRVYTVPMTLGYRAEPLTNEQLNPHPHPFP
- a CDS encoding putative thiazole-containing bacteriocin maturation protein translates to MNNLPAHAKLKANKDTFFLPDSNGGVYFRNNASSFRMDGDGIYNWIEKLMPMFNGDHSLAEITDGLPLPYQHRVFEIGEILYENGFVRDVSQDAPHELNSALLDRYASQIEFLEADSHSGALKFQTYRAANVLILGSGDMLTSLVSSLLESGLPTFHYLVTDYMETNYDRIHELVERAYEVDDNVLVQEIDTTIDRPLHEVFEPFDWILYVSQNGDIEGLRTVHTICKEVGKNFIPAICLSTFGLAGPVVTADREECWESAWHRLHETTLQNENASAPFSPITGAMLANIIVFELFKHVADDSYREKEPQFFLLNCETLEGTWHPFIKHPLATDESFTIDTIENLTEKLAQRSNQHTSTELFRFFDSLTSKEAGIFHVWDEQNSYQLPLSQCNIQVATPLSDGPASLLPLMTCAGLTHNEARREAGLTGIETYVAEIIHRLIPEHNDIGIGAGETMTEGVYRALQQHLNNKLYERQSHMLEEITTIDLAEIHDTHCKFYYDALSTIHEAPKIAMSEEILSFPVVWVGVNDRWYGASSINMTLALRNALQLSLLHIQNEETPYRATVLPESSIILYDTDSFRIEIQADEEIPDVQSLQLALQHLGEHNFYPFVFDLAIESFLKENLDGVYGVLIAKEDGL